In Spirosoma aureum, a single genomic region encodes these proteins:
- a CDS encoding XRE family transcriptional regulator, protein MSELSIMIQTLIDRKGLNPTELAHQMGIKPQSIYQWLSGKTEPGKKNLHRLSEIFGVSVGDLMKGEISEPSILANDDLANKAKTAKGFANEVYTYIPYLTAKAQAGFPHIVYDDCRLNWIEEAYAVILPEELKKKQSLVIDVLGDSMEPRIVSGAKVLAVHVPTNDIRYESGGIYAVLYANRFVIKRIKTNTLTTTKTLTLHSDNAEFGEIIVDAEDIQCMWKVVAKVWEPV, encoded by the coding sequence GTGTCAGAACTCTCCATTATGATTCAAACTTTGATAGATCGTAAGGGTCTGAACCCTACTGAGTTAGCGCATCAAATGGGCATAAAACCTCAGTCTATTTATCAGTGGTTAAGTGGTAAGACTGAGCCAGGTAAGAAAAACTTACATCGCTTGTCTGAGATTTTCGGGGTTTCAGTTGGAGATCTAATGAAGGGAGAGATATCGGAGCCTAGCATTTTGGCAAATGACGACTTGGCCAACAAAGCAAAAACTGCTAAAGGCTTTGCAAATGAAGTTTACACTTACATTCCATACCTAACGGCAAAAGCCCAGGCAGGATTTCCCCATATTGTATATGACGATTGCCGACTTAATTGGATTGAGGAAGCCTATGCCGTTATACTGCCGGAAGAGTTGAAGAAAAAGCAATCCTTAGTCATTGATGTACTGGGCGATAGCATGGAACCTCGAATCGTGAGTGGAGCCAAAGTACTCGCCGTGCACGTACCCACTAATGACATTCGCTACGAGAGCGGAGGGATTTATGCCGTATTGTACGCAAATCGATTCGTCATCAAGCGCATTAAAACCAATACGTTGACAACGACAAAAACCCTGACGCTGCATTCGGACAATGCGGAGTTTGGTGAGATCATCGTGGACGCTGAGGATATCCAGTGCATGTGGAAAGTCGTCGCCAAGGTCTGGGAGCCCGTCTAA
- the rsfS gene encoding ribosome silencing factor gives MRINKSNEFSAEQIRDFVVRGMLEKKGQDIVVMDLRNVKNAICDYFVLCSGNSDTQIDAISTSIEEEVYKASRQDPWHKEGKLNREWILLDYVDVVAHVFKKDRRSFYDLEQLWGDAEIQHIDESMLATVS, from the coding sequence ATGAGAATTAACAAAAGCAATGAGTTTTCAGCCGAGCAAATCCGTGATTTTGTCGTGCGGGGAATGCTGGAAAAAAAAGGGCAGGATATCGTCGTAATGGACCTGCGTAATGTAAAAAATGCCATTTGCGATTATTTTGTTCTTTGTTCGGGTAATTCCGACACGCAAATTGATGCCATCTCGACCTCAATAGAGGAAGAAGTTTATAAAGCCAGCCGCCAGGATCCCTGGCATAAGGAAGGTAAATTGAACCGGGAATGGATTTTACTTGACTATGTGGATGTGGTTGCCCACGTATTTAAAAAAGACCGCCGGTCGTTTTATGACCTTGAACAACTCTGGGGCGACGCCGAAATTCAGCATATCGACGAAAGTATGCTGGCAACGGTGAGCTAG
- a CDS encoding toprim domain-containing protein, giving the protein MNDPSTEPVPASMTSISEPSQRPPGGEEELLELYDINKAVGRKYHEHLLSVLTQADHPVSLYLQARELTTELIQQWQLGYAPDNWRFLTSPLIDKAAFVPAVTAGVCVEDGVKKRDFFHQRLMIPLVDQYRRVTGFTGRSLDGRDPKYLNTRETPIFKKSEQLFGLDHALRSIVRSKSIVLTEGNFDVISLHRFGVDNALGKGGTALSDAQIALLKRLGDVVTLIYDVDENGAGQQALLRDCEALLKAGLRVQVFLLPDTIESEGKISKSDADNWSRWLMSQADLPLKFNLAKHIAKEAQEGLLWLATQWTQQDDLAQQVEGETRSVGLLACVTDEVWRKKYAKKLATVFDCEAKGLLQQAERIRKQTTAVAPAESEDDDEFIAGAVWYKKRDQSMLVRSGKGGMATVADNFHLFIKYVTEDEDENLTWILEIRPREGDPIYIEVPHEDFCSAFRLKKIITGKQYSLKISDGELSELQSFLFSQTRFARAIKIIRYGYHVPSGVFFFANQAVNGKMLTPDEFGMVETVKDEKPMVLSMPAQKKHKAHRFTLTDTTISVNAFFDLYAQAHGYENALIPFCWNLMALFRDVALHHKNFSPILFLKGGAGTGKSSMIRVLTSAYGKKQEGVNLKSKNTEAALVKLMSQGSNVPIWFDEFHNDLTCEGLFQAAYDNDGYHRSRDNTSSETDAIEIHSALALTSNYLPENPIFFSRCVFVPITSQDKTDAQRQAFYRLEELQEAGLGCLTVELLQHRQLIESQYAASYDLLHKHLQAEFKTDKMPERFYANMAQVMAVAFTLASAKKIAITESDSTLDILRELVSLGATNIRRQYRIMSEKTALSEFFEIVQQLYDQYQIHEEIHFAFKATGQTMMIRLWFPQLYTLYAQTYRRIYQKAPADKDTLQSEIAAFEDMTDWDAMKKQFRMRNDGESRSDAPTLPRPGCCEMDYAKLADKYGLSLEHRKVKN; this is encoded by the coding sequence ATGAACGACCCATCAACCGAACCCGTTCCCGCTTCCATGACCTCGATCTCTGAACCGAGCCAGCGGCCCCCTGGTGGCGAAGAGGAGCTGCTGGAGCTCTATGATATCAACAAGGCCGTGGGCCGAAAGTATCATGAGCATTTGCTATCCGTCCTGACCCAGGCCGACCATCCCGTCAGTCTGTATTTGCAGGCCCGCGAGTTGACCACGGAGCTCATCCAGCAGTGGCAGCTGGGCTACGCACCCGATAACTGGCGTTTTCTGACCAGTCCCCTGATTGACAAGGCGGCCTTTGTGCCGGCCGTTACCGCTGGGGTATGCGTCGAGGATGGCGTCAAGAAACGGGACTTTTTTCACCAGCGGCTCATGATTCCCCTGGTCGATCAGTACCGCCGGGTGACGGGCTTTACCGGCCGAAGCCTCGACGGCCGGGACCCTAAATACCTCAACACCCGCGAGACGCCCATTTTTAAAAAATCCGAGCAGCTCTTCGGGCTCGATCATGCCTTACGATCCATTGTCCGCAGCAAATCGATCGTGTTGACCGAAGGTAATTTCGACGTAATCAGCCTGCACCGGTTTGGTGTCGACAATGCCCTGGGCAAAGGGGGCACGGCCCTCTCGGACGCCCAGATCGCGCTGCTCAAACGGCTCGGAGACGTAGTGACCCTGATCTATGATGTCGACGAGAATGGAGCGGGCCAGCAGGCGCTGCTGCGGGACTGCGAGGCCTTGTTAAAAGCGGGTCTTCGGGTCCAGGTGTTTTTGCTGCCCGATACGATTGAATCGGAGGGCAAAATCAGCAAGTCCGATGCCGATAACTGGTCGCGCTGGCTGATGAGTCAGGCCGATCTGCCTCTAAAATTCAACCTGGCCAAACACATCGCCAAAGAAGCGCAGGAAGGCCTGCTCTGGCTGGCTACGCAGTGGACTCAGCAAGACGATCTGGCCCAGCAGGTTGAAGGAGAAACCCGAAGTGTGGGGCTACTGGCCTGTGTTACCGATGAGGTCTGGCGCAAGAAGTACGCCAAAAAGCTGGCCACTGTCTTCGACTGCGAAGCAAAAGGACTCCTCCAGCAGGCTGAACGGATCCGCAAGCAAACCACAGCTGTAGCACCTGCCGAGAGCGAAGACGACGATGAGTTTATTGCCGGAGCGGTCTGGTATAAAAAGCGGGACCAGTCGATGCTGGTCCGATCGGGCAAAGGCGGCATGGCCACCGTAGCCGATAACTTTCACCTGTTTATCAAGTACGTTACCGAAGATGAGGATGAGAATTTAACCTGGATTCTGGAGATCCGGCCGCGTGAGGGTGATCCGATTTACATCGAAGTACCCCACGAGGATTTCTGCTCGGCTTTCCGGCTCAAAAAGATCATTACCGGCAAGCAGTATTCGCTGAAAATCAGCGACGGTGAGCTCTCCGAGCTGCAAAGCTTTCTTTTCAGCCAGACCCGGTTTGCCAGGGCCATCAAAATCATCCGGTACGGCTATCACGTGCCCAGCGGCGTGTTTTTCTTTGCCAACCAGGCCGTCAACGGTAAAATGCTCACGCCGGATGAATTTGGTATGGTCGAGACGGTCAAGGACGAAAAACCGATGGTACTCTCGATGCCGGCCCAGAAAAAGCACAAGGCGCACCGGTTTACCCTGACCGATACGACCATCAGTGTCAATGCGTTTTTTGATCTGTATGCCCAGGCCCATGGCTACGAAAACGCGCTGATTCCGTTTTGCTGGAACCTGATGGCCCTGTTTCGCGATGTAGCGCTGCACCACAAAAACTTCTCGCCGATTCTGTTTCTTAAAGGTGGTGCCGGCACCGGTAAGTCAAGCATGATCCGGGTACTGACATCGGCTTACGGCAAAAAGCAGGAAGGGGTTAACCTCAAATCCAAAAATACGGAAGCCGCCCTGGTCAAGCTCATGTCGCAGGGCTCGAACGTACCGATCTGGTTTGATGAGTTTCATAACGACCTGACCTGCGAGGGATTGTTTCAGGCCGCCTATGACAACGATGGCTATCACCGCTCCAGGGACAATACCAGCTCGGAGACCGATGCCATCGAGATTCATTCGGCGCTGGCCCTGACGAGTAACTACCTGCCGGAAAATCCCATCTTTTTCTCGCGCTGCGTGTTTGTGCCCATCACCAGCCAGGATAAGACCGATGCGCAGCGTCAGGCCTTTTACAGGCTTGAGGAGTTGCAGGAAGCCGGGCTGGGCTGTCTGACCGTCGAGCTGCTGCAACACCGGCAACTCATCGAAAGTCAGTACGCGGCCTCGTATGATCTGCTCCACAAGCATTTGCAGGCCGAGTTCAAAACCGATAAAATGCCCGAGCGTTTCTACGCTAACATGGCCCAGGTCATGGCCGTGGCCTTTACGCTGGCCAGCGCCAAAAAGATTGCCATCACCGAGTCAGACAGTACTCTGGACATCCTGCGGGAGCTGGTCAGTCTGGGTGCGACCAACATCCGTCGGCAATACCGGATCATGTCCGAAAAAACGGCCCTGTCGGAATTCTTCGAGATTGTCCAGCAGCTCTACGATCAGTACCAGATTCACGAAGAGATCCACTTTGCCTTCAAAGCCACGGGGCAGACAATGATGATTCGGCTCTGGTTCCCCCAGCTCTACACGCTCTATGCCCAGACCTACCGGCGCATCTACCAGAAAGCCCCTGCCGATAAGGATACGCTACAAAGTGAGATCGCGGCTTTTGAAGACATGACGGACTGGGATGCCATGAAAAAGCAGTTTCGCATGCGCAACGACGGGGAGAGCCGGTCCGATGCGCCCACGCTGCCCAGGCCGGGTTGCTGCGAAATGGACTACGCAAAACTGGCCGATAAGTATGGATTAAGCCTGGAACATCGAAAAGTGAAGAATTAA
- a CDS encoding patatin-like phospholipase family protein, with amino-acid sequence MINNPVPPVPHPTAVSSEVKPIKALVLGGGSLKGAFQAGAVMALFESGFVPDQLYGISVGSLNATFIANETARQYAESGHIDWEKVGKYLIEFWIRNITKPDDVAVIRSRFRLGYNTLIRRFDGLLDNSPIKNLIRSHVDLDAIRKGPLKIKVGAVDIIEGDMRYADAQDPDFLEYVYASSSLPFLMPAVQIGGDHRRAFLDGGLREVAPLRVAIEDGATDIACVACHARKIYNEKFNYRNLLNLMDRVKDITVNQLVNNDIAWAERFADREKLDGRKLQLTIIRPTEPLYLNMMKFTSDDIGRMIVSGYQAGTDVLKVKNS; translated from the coding sequence ATGATCAACAATCCGGTCCCCCCCGTACCCCATCCAACAGCAGTTTCTTCCGAAGTAAAGCCCATTAAAGCGCTCGTTCTGGGCGGAGGTTCATTAAAAGGCGCATTTCAGGCAGGGGCCGTAATGGCTCTTTTCGAGTCGGGCTTTGTTCCCGATCAACTTTATGGCATTTCGGTGGGTAGCCTTAACGCTACGTTCATTGCCAACGAAACGGCCCGTCAGTATGCCGAAAGCGGCCATATCGATTGGGAAAAAGTGGGTAAATACCTGATTGAGTTCTGGATTCGAAACATTACTAAACCCGACGACGTAGCCGTTATTCGATCGCGATTCCGACTAGGGTATAACACACTCATCCGCCGGTTTGATGGCCTACTGGACAACTCCCCCATCAAAAACCTGATCCGCAGTCACGTCGATCTGGATGCCATCCGAAAAGGTCCATTGAAGATTAAAGTTGGCGCTGTCGATATTATAGAAGGGGATATGCGTTATGCTGATGCCCAGGACCCCGACTTTCTCGAATATGTGTATGCCAGCAGTTCACTGCCTTTTCTGATGCCCGCCGTGCAGATTGGTGGCGATCACCGACGTGCTTTTCTGGACGGCGGCCTGCGTGAAGTAGCCCCCCTGCGCGTGGCGATTGAAGACGGGGCAACTGACATTGCCTGTGTTGCCTGCCATGCCCGCAAGATTTACAACGAGAAGTTCAATTACCGAAACCTATTGAACCTGATGGACCGGGTTAAGGACATTACGGTCAATCAGCTGGTAAACAACGACATTGCCTGGGCCGAACGTTTTGCCGATCGGGAAAAACTCGACGGACGAAAACTTCAGTTAACAATCATCAGGCCTACGGAGCCGCTTTATCTGAACATGATGAAATTCACCTCCGACGATATTGGCCGGATGATCGTTTCCGGCTACCAGGCCGGAACGGATGTGTTGAAGGTAAAAAATAGTTAA
- a CDS encoding biotin--[acetyl-CoA-carboxylase] ligase produces the protein MYKIYPKTLFVGQIVKYLPSCQSTNDEASALIAQQEPAEGLIVVTDNQTAGRGQRGNVWEAKPAQNLTFSLILKPSFLFPTEQFWLNMAISLGIYDTLQPLIGATLRIKWPNDIYVEDKKLGGILIENSLQGQRIAWSVIGVGLNINQTEFSYSTATSLQQQAPLPDNYDLPGVLRSLCEKIEQRYIQLRSGQRDNLKINYLQTLYRYQEEHSFEHEERLFRGTIVGVDAVGRLAIAEGELVRYFGFKEVTFINE, from the coding sequence TTGTACAAAATCTATCCCAAAACGCTTTTTGTCGGGCAAATAGTTAAATATCTGCCAAGCTGTCAGTCTACTAACGACGAAGCGTCTGCTTTGATTGCCCAGCAAGAGCCAGCCGAAGGCCTTATTGTCGTAACAGACAATCAAACGGCTGGTCGTGGTCAGCGAGGCAATGTTTGGGAGGCAAAACCCGCTCAAAACCTGACATTTTCGCTGATTCTCAAACCATCCTTCCTGTTCCCAACCGAACAATTCTGGCTCAACATGGCCATATCGCTCGGTATATATGACACCTTGCAACCACTCATAGGTGCTACGTTGCGCATTAAATGGCCAAATGATATATACGTAGAAGACAAGAAATTAGGTGGTATATTGATCGAAAACAGTTTACAAGGGCAGCGTATTGCCTGGTCAGTTATTGGAGTTGGATTGAACATAAACCAAACGGAATTTAGTTACTCAACGGCCACATCCTTACAGCAACAGGCACCCCTGCCTGACAATTATGACTTGCCAGGTGTGCTTCGTTCACTTTGTGAGAAAATAGAACAACGATACATTCAACTGCGTTCAGGCCAGCGTGATAATCTAAAGATCAATTACTTGCAAACCCTTTATCGTTATCAGGAAGAACACAGTTTTGAGCATGAAGAGCGGTTATTCCGCGGTACAATTGTCGGCGTAGATGCAGTTGGGCGATTAGCGATCGCCGAAGGGGAACTAGTGAGGTATTTTGGGTTCAAAGAAGTAACCTTTATAAATGAGTGA
- a CDS encoding sterol desaturase family protein, with the protein MIQINGPASFWLTALLFFIAIFGRYVLFSILFWWLFKVSMKDQFAHRAVQTRPRKPGQDRREIGWSVLTSLIFTAIALGVILAYQEGYTLIYTDLATHSTLWYPISILLVLFIHETYYYWLHRWMHRPGVYRWVHKTHHDSITTSPWTAFSFHPIESTLQAIVIPVLTFVLPLHISAVGILLLIMTFSSAINHLNTEIYPRDFDRHWLGRWLIGATHHGLHHSQFRFNFGLYFTFWDKWMKTESPDYHGLFEEKTQKAGKRIE; encoded by the coding sequence ATGATTCAGATCAATGGTCCAGCTTCGTTCTGGCTGACAGCTTTACTTTTCTTCATCGCTATTTTCGGGCGTTATGTCCTGTTTTCGATCCTGTTCTGGTGGCTCTTCAAGGTATCCATGAAAGATCAGTTTGCACACCGGGCCGTTCAAACACGCCCACGCAAACCAGGTCAGGACCGTCGCGAAATTGGATGGTCGGTGCTGACATCCTTAATTTTTACGGCCATTGCATTAGGCGTAATTCTGGCTTATCAGGAAGGATACACGCTGATTTATACGGATCTTGCTACACACTCGACGCTTTGGTATCCGATCAGTATTTTGCTGGTGTTATTTATTCACGAAACTTACTATTACTGGCTTCATCGCTGGATGCATAGACCAGGGGTTTACCGTTGGGTGCATAAAACCCACCATGATAGCATTACTACCTCACCCTGGACAGCCTTTTCGTTTCACCCCATTGAAAGTACGCTTCAGGCTATTGTCATTCCGGTCCTGACATTTGTATTGCCTCTGCACATTTCGGCGGTGGGGATACTCTTACTGATTATGACCTTTTCGAGCGCGATCAATCACCTGAATACCGAAATTTACCCGCGCGATTTCGACCGGCACTGGCTAGGTCGCTGGCTGATCGGCGCAACGCATCATGGGCTTCATCATTCACAATTCAGATTCAACTTTGGGCTTTATTTCACGTTCTGGGATAAATGGATGAAAACCGAAAGTCCCGACTACCATGGGTTATTTGAAGAGAAGACGCAGAAAGCAGGAAAGCGTATCGAATGA
- the pafA gene encoding alkaline phosphatase PafA has translation MRLYSPVLLLSLLVATTFAQTKKAATPVASASRQTLARPKLVVGIVVDQMRYDYLYRYYDKYTTGGFRRMMDGGFNARNNHYHYAATYTGPGHAAIYTGSAPALNGIVGNDFYERNIGRLMYCAEDTTVNTVGNTGTAGKMSPRNLLVTTIGDQLKLATDGRAKVVGIALKDRGAILPAGHAANGAYWFDSKDGNFISSTFYQNELPKWVQDFNARKLPEQFISQKWEPTLAMNQYTESTPDDEPYETILAGETKSVFPHTFAIQAGGSKYEPLRTSPYGDQITKEFALAAIKGEQLGQHDVTDMLCLSFSSPDYIGHAFGTHAIETEDNYIRLDRQLADIFAQLDASVGKGQWLAFLSADHGVVDAPGFLQQYRIPSGVKSYGEVGDVVKAALEKAYGPGQWMLSYFNQQVYLNHALLTEKKIAIQDVYEYLKSTLLKQRGIVNVINLHNLGAEALPLLQENLFRNVFHPNRSGDFYVMQPPGWLEGRTKGTTHGTTYTYDTHVPFLIYGWGVKPGQTFRRTHIHDIAPTVTALLSILEPSGCIGNPVEEAIK, from the coding sequence ATGCGCCTATATTCTCCTGTTCTGCTGCTGTCGTTACTGGTGGCAACGACCTTTGCTCAAACTAAAAAAGCAGCCACGCCCGTAGCTTCGGCTTCCCGCCAGACATTGGCCCGCCCTAAACTCGTTGTCGGTATTGTGGTTGACCAGATGCGCTACGATTATCTATACCGGTACTATGATAAATATACGACTGGTGGATTCCGGCGAATGATGGACGGAGGCTTCAATGCCCGGAATAACCATTATCATTATGCGGCTACCTATACGGGACCTGGGCACGCGGCCATTTACACCGGGTCTGCTCCTGCACTGAATGGTATCGTTGGTAATGATTTTTATGAACGGAATATTGGTCGTCTGATGTACTGTGCCGAAGATACCACGGTCAATACAGTCGGGAACACCGGAACTGCCGGCAAAATGTCGCCCCGTAATCTGCTCGTAACCACCATCGGCGATCAGCTTAAACTGGCTACCGACGGACGAGCGAAAGTGGTTGGCATTGCGTTAAAAGACCGGGGGGCTATTTTGCCCGCTGGCCATGCCGCAAATGGTGCTTACTGGTTCGATTCAAAAGACGGTAATTTTATCAGCAGTACTTTTTACCAGAATGAATTACCGAAGTGGGTACAGGATTTCAATGCCCGCAAATTGCCCGAGCAATTTATTAGCCAGAAATGGGAACCAACGCTGGCGATGAATCAATACACCGAAAGTACACCTGATGATGAGCCCTACGAGACCATACTGGCGGGCGAAACGAAATCCGTTTTTCCTCACACGTTTGCTATTCAGGCGGGTGGCAGCAAATATGAGCCGTTAAGAACCAGTCCTTACGGCGATCAGATTACCAAAGAGTTTGCGCTGGCAGCCATAAAAGGTGAACAACTAGGGCAGCATGATGTAACGGACATGCTTTGTTTAAGCTTTTCATCACCCGATTATATAGGCCACGCATTCGGTACGCACGCGATCGAAACGGAAGATAACTACATCCGGCTCGATCGTCAACTAGCCGATATTTTTGCTCAGCTCGACGCAAGCGTTGGTAAGGGTCAGTGGCTGGCATTTCTATCTGCCGACCACGGTGTGGTTGATGCGCCCGGCTTTTTGCAACAATACCGAATTCCGTCGGGCGTGAAAAGTTATGGTGAAGTGGGCGATGTTGTCAAAGCAGCACTTGAAAAAGCCTATGGTCCAGGGCAGTGGATGCTCTCCTATTTCAATCAGCAGGTTTACCTGAACCATGCTTTGCTAACGGAGAAAAAGATCGCTATTCAGGACGTTTATGAATACCTGAAGAGCACATTACTCAAGCAGCGGGGTATTGTCAATGTTATCAATCTACATAATCTTGGGGCAGAAGCTCTACCATTGCTGCAGGAGAATCTATTCCGTAACGTTTTTCACCCTAACCGCAGTGGTGATTTCTACGTTATGCAACCACCGGGCTGGCTTGAAGGCCGTACCAAAGGCACAACTCACGGCACAACCTACACGTACGATACGCACGTTCCGTTCCTGATCTACGGTTGGGGTGTTAAGCCTGGGCAGACTTTCCGCCGAACTCATATCCACGACATTGCGCCCACCGTTACTGCTCTGCTCAGTATCCTGGAACCTAGCGGCTGTATTGGCAATCCGGTTGAGGAAGCTATTAAATAA
- the yiaA gene encoding inner membrane protein YiaA, whose amino-acid sequence MNQKPSMAFVGASWLALGAGMFGFLIGLWRSDMLLNEKGFYFTVLMYGLFSVISVQKSVRDRLERVPVTDIYYGLSWFSTILAIVLLTIGLWNATLLPSEKGFYSFAFLLALFGAIAVQKNTRDSQTVETN is encoded by the coding sequence ATGAATCAAAAACCATCAATGGCATTTGTTGGAGCATCCTGGTTAGCTTTGGGTGCGGGGATGTTTGGGTTCTTAATTGGTCTTTGGCGATCCGACATGCTTCTCAATGAAAAAGGATTTTATTTCACGGTACTGATGTATGGTCTTTTTTCAGTGATATCTGTACAAAAAAGCGTGCGAGACCGATTAGAACGGGTTCCGGTCACAGATATTTATTATGGTCTGAGCTGGTTTTCTACTATTCTCGCCATTGTTTTACTGACTATAGGCTTATGGAATGCAACATTATTACCCAGCGAGAAAGGCTTTTATTCATTTGCTTTTCTGTTGGCTTTATTTGGAGCAATCGCTGTTCAGAAGAATACGCGCGATAGCCAGACTGTCGAGACGAATTAA
- a CDS encoding glycerophosphodiester phosphodiesterase family protein, which produces MFILKLEKALPDAIIEMDVRMTRDSNFVLLHDATLDRESNVTGDVAQWSLPDLKKIRLKTLSGELTDQPIPTFGDILAWNQNRYVLALDVKPGIDPVRVMNEVRKHQSEYCVFVICYSLADAQRVRDKYPALWLAVGVNSMADLERLETNPLASGRLIALTPQKPQPIAFYERLHKLGIPCSIGTYGPTQLDEKPLSEATSGYRELFRQGGDIVTTDRPIEVSALF; this is translated from the coding sequence TTGTTTATCCTCAAGTTAGAAAAGGCGCTTCCCGATGCCATTATCGAGATGGATGTGCGGATGACGCGCGATAGCAACTTTGTTTTGCTGCATGATGCGACCCTGGATCGTGAGTCGAATGTAACAGGAGATGTGGCCCAATGGTCGTTGCCTGATTTAAAAAAGATCAGGCTCAAAACACTGAGCGGTGAGCTAACCGATCAGCCTATTCCAACCTTTGGCGATATACTGGCCTGGAATCAGAATCGGTATGTATTGGCCCTTGATGTAAAGCCCGGAATCGATCCGGTGCGCGTTATGAACGAAGTGCGTAAGCATCAGTCCGAATATTGTGTTTTTGTCATTTGCTATTCACTCGCCGACGCACAGCGTGTTCGTGATAAGTATCCGGCTCTGTGGCTGGCAGTTGGCGTAAATAGCATGGCTGATCTGGAGCGATTGGAAACGAACCCACTGGCATCAGGACGATTAATTGCACTTACGCCCCAGAAACCCCAGCCAATTGCATTCTATGAGCGTCTGCACAAGCTCGGTATTCCATGCTCTATCGGTACTTACGGACCCACTCAGTTAGACGAAAAGCCACTGTCCGAAGCCACGTCTGGGTATCGCGAACTATTCCGGCAAGGCGGTGATATTGTAACCACTGATCGGCCAATTGAGGTATCTGCTTTATTCTAA
- a CDS encoding polyprenyl synthetase family protein produces MPLSVADIQAPIAAEMELFEQKFRGQMKSDVMLLDQIMNYIVKRKGKQLRPMFVFLMAGVCGQITEATYRGASLIELLHTATLVHDDVVDDSNYRRGFFSVNALWKNKVAVLVGDYLLSRGLLLSVDNGDFELLQIVSTAVREISEGELLQLYKARRLDITEAVYYDIIRQKTASLIAACCAVGARSAGGDPAIVEKARTFGEKVGIAFQIKDDLFDYGTAEVGKPLGIDIKEKKMTLPLIYALNKAGYLEKRRVINIIKNDSENPKKVDEVITFVKNSGGIEYATQAMNSYVIEAQALLNSFPKSTYRQSLYQLVQYTIERSK; encoded by the coding sequence ATGCCTCTTTCAGTCGCTGATATACAAGCCCCCATTGCTGCCGAAATGGAGTTATTCGAGCAGAAATTTCGGGGGCAAATGAAAAGCGACGTCATGCTGCTCGACCAAATCATGAATTACATCGTGAAGCGGAAAGGCAAACAACTCCGCCCCATGTTTGTGTTTTTGATGGCAGGCGTCTGCGGTCAAATTACCGAAGCAACCTATCGGGGGGCGTCGCTTATTGAATTACTCCACACTGCCACGCTTGTTCACGACGATGTTGTCGATGATTCTAACTATCGGCGGGGTTTTTTTTCGGTGAATGCGCTCTGGAAAAACAAAGTTGCCGTATTGGTTGGCGACTACCTTTTATCCCGTGGTTTATTGCTATCGGTAGACAATGGTGATTTTGAACTCCTCCAGATTGTTTCAACGGCTGTTCGTGAAATTAGCGAGGGTGAATTACTCCAGCTCTACAAAGCGCGTCGGCTGGACATCACCGAGGCTGTTTATTATGATATCATCCGTCAAAAAACAGCCTCGCTTATTGCGGCTTGTTGTGCGGTTGGAGCGCGTTCGGCAGGGGGTGATCCTGCAATCGTTGAAAAAGCCCGCACCTTTGGCGAGAAAGTTGGTATTGCCTTCCAGATTAAAGACGACCTCTTCGATTACGGTACGGCTGAGGTTGGTAAACCGTTGGGCATTGACATCAAAGAGAAAAAGATGACGTTGCCGCTTATTTATGCCCTTAATAAAGCTGGTTATCTGGAGAAGCGTCGGGTCATTAATATCATCAAGAACGATAGTGAGAATCCTAAAAAGGTAGATGAAGTAATTACGTTCGTCAAAAATTCGGGCGGAATCGAATACGCAACTCAGGCTATGAATAGCTATGTTATTGAAGCCCAAGCGTTACTAAACTCGTTTCCCAAATCAACCTATCGGCAGTCATTGTACCAGTTGGTTCAGTATACCATTGAGCGGAGTAAATAA
- a CDS encoding CHC2 zinc finger domain-containing protein, whose translation MIDPYFLDRLRAQADIVFIIGELWEIKKAGSNYKGCCPFHTEKSPSFSVSPGKQIFKCYGCGKGGDLFRFVQDFKRLTFSEAVHYVADRYNETVIYERPINRTRSRFHDLDL comes from the coding sequence ATGATCGATCCGTATTTTCTGGACAGACTTCGCGCCCAGGCTGATATCGTCTTCATTATCGGTGAGCTGTGGGAGATCAAAAAAGCAGGGAGCAATTACAAAGGGTGCTGTCCCTTTCATACCGAGAAATCACCCTCCTTTTCCGTCAGCCCCGGCAAGCAGATCTTCAAGTGCTACGGCTGCGGAAAGGGAGGGGATCTCTTCCGATTCGTGCAGGATTTCAAGCGTCTTACCTTTTCGGAAGCCGTCCACTACGTCGCCGACCGATACAACGAAACCGTCATTTATGAACGACCCATCAACCGAACCCGTTCCCGCTTCCATGACCTCGATCTCTGA